The Natrinema amylolyticum genome includes the window ACAGCGCACCAACCGCGACGGCGCACCGACCGCTCGACGACGGTGTCGAGTCAGCGATCAGCGCGGCCGGTCTCCCGGTCGCCGTCGGCACCCAGCCTACTGTCCGGTGACAATGTCGGCCACGCGCTGGCGGTCGAACAGCTGCTCGTCGGCCGGAATCTCCGGATACGGATCGCCCGACGAGTAGTCGGGCCACTCGCCGAACTGCTCGGGATAGAGCTGTTTGGCCGTCATCTCGAGTTGGAACAGGTTCATGATCGGTCCCTGATACCGCATGCCGCTGGCGAGGACTCGGTCGTTCCGTACCGCGGTCAGTTCGCTGCCGGCTGCGTCGTTTTCCAGCCGCTCGCGGACGTTCTCGACGGCGTACCGCGGCGTGATGCCCCAGAGGTGAAGGATGATGTCCGGGTCAGCCTCGAGCATCGTTTCGTAGTCGACCTCGCCCCAGTCACCCGACCACTCGACGTCGGCGAGCGCGTCGTGAGCGCCGAGCGGTCGCGTTTCGGCCTGCCAGAAGCCGGGCGTGTTGAGGTGATAGGCGTAGAACACGCCGTCTCCCAGCGTGACCCTGGCGACGGTCGGTCGCTCGCTCTCGGGCGGGAGGTTCGACTCGATGTGCGACCGCGTCTCCTCGTAGAGGGCGGCGAGCGCCTCGTAGCGTTCGCGTTCCCGAAAGACGGCTGCCACCTTCTCGAAGAGTTCCCAGAGGGTGTAGTACTCGTAGCTGTCGGCGTAGGCCGGTGCCGGGTCGCTGTGGACGCCGCTGTGAAAGTTCCCGAACCACGGGCCGATCGTCTCGGTAATTTCGTCGACGTCGGACGCGGTCCAATCGTCGTCGGTCTTTACCACGTACGACGGATCGAGGAAGTGAACGTCGCTTTCGAGGGCGTACAGCTGCTCCTCGCTGAGCCCGTCTGTGAGGGGGTTCTGTAAGCCCTCCCACTCGAAAGAGACACCCTCGAGGCGCTCGTAGAACGCGTTCATCGTCGTCCCGGACATGTCGGGAGCGAAGAGCGTGTTCACCGCGTCACCGTGGCCGAGCGCGACTGCCATGTCCGCGTACTGGGGGAAGGCGACGAACGCCGTCTCGGGGACGCCGTCGAACTCGACCTCGCCCATCGGGGCCATCGAAACGGTGTACGAGTCGGTTTCGTTCTCCGAGTCATCGCCGCTCTCGCTGATACAGCCGGCGAGCGCCGCGCTCCCGGCCGCGATCCCCGTCGCGACGAACGATCGGCGACTTCGATCTGAGTGCCGTGTCGAGTCCATACGGTTTAGGCTCACCTAATAATTCAAAAGCCGTTCGGTTTACGGCCGGCTAACGTGTTCTAGCAGAGATACGATCGCCACCCCAGCACCGATCGAGACCGATGCGGTTCTCGGTGACGATCGTCCCGACGCGTTACTCGGGGAACGAGTACGTCACCGTCGCACTGGCGCTGACGGTGACGGGATCCGCGTCGATCTCCGTCGGCGGCGCTGCGCCGCTCGCCCCGTCTT containing:
- a CDS encoding ABC transporter substrate-binding protein, with amino-acid sequence MDSTRHSDRSRRSFVATGIAAGSAALAGCISESGDDSENETDSYTVSMAPMGEVEFDGVPETAFVAFPQYADMAVALGHGDAVNTLFAPDMSGTTMNAFYERLEGVSFEWEGLQNPLTDGLSEEQLYALESDVHFLDPSYVVKTDDDWTASDVDEITETIGPWFGNFHSGVHSDPAPAYADSYEYYTLWELFEKVAAVFRERERYEALAALYEETRSHIESNLPPESERPTVARVTLGDGVFYAYHLNTPGFWQAETRPLGAHDALADVEWSGDWGEVDYETMLEADPDIILHLWGITPRYAVENVRERLENDAAGSELTAVRNDRVLASGMRYQGPIMNLFQLEMTAKQLYPEQFGEWPDYSSGDPYPEIPADEQLFDRQRVADIVTGQ